In a genomic window of Gemmatimonadetes bacterium T265:
- the rsbQ gene encoding sigma factor SigB regulation protein RsbQ has protein sequence MVASPSTQNTPAAVHRRHHVTTAGHGRQPMLFAHGFGCDQRMWRYVAPAFEPSYHTILFDYVGSGRSDRAAYDPARYRTLDGYAADVLDVVHALDLRDVVLVGHSVSATIGLLAAIRAPERFARLVLVSPSPCFVNDPPDYVGGFERADLEALLDLMDRNHLGWAAYLGPVVAGTAGRPAVAAELTDSFCATDPVIARQFAEATFFTDARAALPCVPVPALVLQCTADHLAPVSVGEYVARRLPHGTLRVLAATGHAPHLSAPE, from the coding sequence ATGGTCGCGTCCCCGTCCACGCAGAACACGCCCGCGGCCGTGCACCGCCGGCACCACGTGACCACGGCCGGGCACGGGCGGCAGCCGATGCTCTTCGCCCACGGGTTCGGCTGCGACCAGCGGATGTGGCGCTACGTCGCGCCCGCGTTCGAGCCCAGCTATCACACGATCCTGTTCGACTACGTCGGGTCGGGCCGGTCGGACCGCGCGGCGTACGACCCGGCGCGCTACCGCACGCTCGACGGCTACGCCGCGGACGTGCTCGACGTCGTCCACGCGCTCGACCTGCGCGACGTCGTGTTGGTGGGCCACTCGGTGAGCGCCACGATCGGCCTGCTCGCCGCGATCCGCGCCCCCGAGCGATTCGCCCGCCTCGTGCTCGTGTCGCCGTCGCCGTGCTTCGTGAACGACCCGCCCGACTACGTGGGCGGCTTCGAGCGGGCCGACTTGGAGGCGCTGCTCGACCTCATGGACCGGAACCACCTGGGGTGGGCGGCCTATCTCGGGCCCGTGGTCGCCGGCACCGCCGGCCGGCCGGCTGTGGCGGCGGAGCTGACCGACAGCTTCTGCGCGACCGATCCCGTGATCGCGCGGCAGTTCGCGGAGGCGACGTTCTTCACCGATGCGCGCGCCGCGCTGCCATGCGTGCCGGTCCCCGCCCTGGTGCTGCAGTGCACGGCCGACCACCTCGCCCCGGTGAGCGTCGGGGAGTACGTCGCGCGCCGGCTGCCGCACGGGACGCTGCGCGTGCTCGCGGCCACGGGCCACGCCCCGCACCTCAGCGCCCCCGAGTAG
- a CDS encoding hypothetical protein (frameshifted, insertion at around 111172), with the protein MTPSGAGIVVRPDAGPESVAPPAESPSMSVALLGLPLDPVLDPVLDAAPCGFVVVGDDGALLAANRTLHAMLGYGPGALAGHTVDVLLTPASRVFWQTHVFPLLRVRGRADEVYLVLRPAAGGEFGVLVNAVRRDRVGVPASDCVVFPVPERQQFEGALVRARHAADAARGVVEARERELAAAHAEVARQAAELRALFAAMRDVVFVLDAEGTHVRVVPTAPDLLVRPAGEIVGRRVHDVLPAATADRVLAAVRRVLASGTPTEVAYAVDTPCGTFHLAATVSPVGDGTVLWVARDVTAERRAEVALRESEAWSRSLVEASTDCIETLDLDGRIRTMNGSARRALEVHDVAALDGAEWAALWPADLQPSATGAVASARVGEPARFRGCWPTPDGTPKWWDVVVAPIPGPDGRPARLLASLRDVTERAALEATLAHRAHHDALTGLANRVQLRARIARALAAGGGSDAAGAVSGVAVLLLDLDGFKRVNDSAGHAAGDALLVQVAERLRRDARVRSRGPARRRRVRGPARRGPARRRRDRRGRPRRGGAVAPVRRPRHRVRDRGQRGDRPQCRRPGYRR; encoded by the coding sequence GTGACGCCCTCCGGAGCTGGGATCGTCGTCCGCCCCGACGCCGGGCCCGAGTCCGTCGCGCCCCCTGCCGAGTCGCCGTCGATGTCGGTCGCTCTGTTAGGCCTGCCGCTCGATCCGGTGCTCGATCCGGTGCTCGACGCCGCGCCGTGCGGGTTCGTGGTGGTCGGCGACGATGGCGCGCTGCTGGCCGCCAACCGCACGCTGCATGCGATGCTGGGCTACGGCCCGGGCGCGCTCGCCGGCCACACGGTGGACGTGCTGCTCACGCCGGCGAGCCGCGTGTTCTGGCAGACGCACGTGTTCCCGCTGCTCCGGGTGCGCGGCCGGGCGGACGAGGTGTATCTCGTTCTGCGGCCGGCGGCCGGCGGGGAATTCGGCGTCCTGGTCAACGCGGTGCGCCGGGATCGGGTCGGCGTGCCGGCCAGCGACTGCGTCGTCTTCCCGGTGCCCGAGCGCCAGCAGTTCGAGGGAGCGCTGGTGCGCGCGCGGCACGCGGCCGACGCCGCGCGCGGGGTGGTCGAGGCACGCGAGCGGGAACTCGCGGCGGCCCACGCCGAGGTCGCGCGGCAGGCCGCCGAGCTCCGGGCGCTGTTCGCCGCCATGCGCGACGTGGTGTTCGTGCTCGACGCCGAGGGCACCCACGTGCGGGTGGTGCCGACCGCGCCCGACCTGCTCGTCCGGCCCGCAGGCGAGATAGTGGGACGGCGGGTGCACGACGTGCTGCCGGCGGCGACGGCCGACCGGGTGCTCGCGGCGGTGCGGCGCGTGCTCGCCTCCGGAACGCCGACGGAGGTGGCGTACGCGGTCGACACCCCGTGCGGCACGTTCCACCTCGCGGCCACGGTCTCGCCCGTCGGCGACGGCACTGTGCTCTGGGTGGCGCGCGACGTCACGGCCGAGCGGCGGGCCGAGGTCGCGCTGCGCGAGAGCGAGGCGTGGAGCCGCAGCCTGGTCGAGGCGAGCACCGATTGCATCGAGACCCTCGACCTCGACGGCCGGATCCGCACCATGAACGGGTCCGCGCGGCGCGCGCTGGAGGTGCACGACGTTGCCGCGCTCGACGGCGCCGAGTGGGCGGCGCTCTGGCCGGCCGACCTGCAACCGTCCGCGACCGGTGCGGTCGCGTCGGCGCGCGTCGGCGAGCCGGCCCGGTTCCGGGGCTGCTGGCCGACGCCGGATGGCACGCCCAAGTGGTGGGACGTGGTGGTCGCGCCGATCCCGGGCCCCGACGGCCGGCCCGCGCGCCTGCTCGCCAGCCTGCGCGACGTAACGGAGCGCGCGGCGCTCGAAGCCACCCTCGCGCACCGGGCCCACCACGACGCGCTGACCGGGCTCGCCAACCGCGTGCAGCTGCGCGCCCGCATCGCTCGGGCGCTCGCGGCCGGCGGCGGCAGCGACGCGGCGGGCGCCGTGAGCGGCGTCGCCGTGCTGCTGCTCGACCTCGACGGGTTCAAGCGCGTGAACGACAGCGCGGGCCACGCGGCCGGTGACGCGCTCCTCGTGCAGGTCGCCGAGCGGTTGCGGCGCGACGCGCGGGTGCGATCTCGTGGCCCGGCTCGGCGGCGACGAGTTCGCGGTCCTGCTCGACGGGGTCCGGCACGCCGCCGACGTGACCGGCGTGGCCGACCGCGTCGTGGGGGCGCTGTCGCGCCCGTTCGTCGTCCACGGCACAGGGTGCGTGATCGGGGCCAGCGTGGGGATCGCCCACAGTGCCGACGTCCCGGGTACCGACGTTGA
- a CDS encoding hypothetical protein (frameshifted, deletion at around 111154,111163) gives MADRVVGALSRPFVVHGTGCVIGASVGIAHSADVPGTDVDAEARSGALLRNADLALYAAKARGKGQYAFYAPVMHAAAVERVTLEAALGRALERGEFCLVFQPIVDLATGAAVGAEALVRWDHPKRGRVAPADFIPLAEETGLIVPLGRWVLDTACRQAAGWPAAPGKRGVAVTVNVSGRQLARPEFVSEVEAALAASGLAPARLTLELTESTVIHDPARAITRLTALKALGVRLAVDDFGTGYSALSYLQQFPLDVLKIDKRFVDPVAAGGQAAALAAAIVGLGDALSLQTVAEGIESAAQAAVLRAMRCALGQGYHFARPLAADVIGGWLAAGAPLNAPTGVDASDASWASADARCGVRR, from the coding sequence GTGGCCGACCGCGTCGTGGGGGCGCTGTCGCGCCCGTTCGTCGTCCACGGCACAGGGTGCGTGATCGGGGCCAGCGTGGGGATCGCCCACAGTGCCGACGTCCCGGGTACCGACGTTGACGCGGAAGCCCGGAGCGGGGCCCTGCTGCGCAACGCCGACCTGGCACTCTACGCGGCGAAGGCGCGCGGCAAGGGGCAGTACGCGTTCTACGCGCCCGTGATGCACGCGGCCGCGGTCGAGCGCGTCACGCTTGAGGCGGCGCTGGGGCGGGCGCTGGAGCGGGGCGAGTTCTGCCTCGTCTTCCAGCCCATCGTCGACCTCGCGACCGGCGCGGCCGTCGGCGCCGAGGCGCTCGTGCGCTGGGACCATCCGAAGCGCGGGCGCGTGGCCCCGGCCGACTTCATCCCGCTCGCCGAAGAGACGGGGCTCATCGTGCCGCTCGGCCGCTGGGTCCTGGACACGGCCTGCCGCCAGGCGGCCGGGTGGCCCGCGGCGCCGGGGAAGCGCGGCGTCGCGGTGACCGTCAACGTCTCCGGGCGGCAGCTGGCGCGGCCGGAATTTGTCTCCGAGGTCGAGGCGGCGCTCGCCGCGAGCGGCCTCGCCCCCGCACGGCTCACCCTCGAGCTCACCGAGAGCACGGTCATCCACGACCCCGCGCGGGCCATCACGCGGCTCACGGCGCTCAAGGCGTTGGGCGTGCGGCTCGCGGTCGACGACTTCGGGACGGGCTACTCGGCGCTCAGCTACCTGCAGCAGTTCCCGCTCGACGTCCTGAAGATCGACAAGCGCTTCGTGGACCCGGTGGCCGCCGGGGGACAGGCGGCGGCGCTCGCGGCCGCGATCGTCGGGCTCGGCGACGCACTGTCCCTCCAGACCGTGGCGGAGGGGATCGAGTCGGCCGCGCAGGCCGCCGTGCTCCGCGCGATGCGGTGCGCGTTAGGTCAGGGCTACCATTTCGCCCGGCCACTCGCGGCCGACGTCATCGGCGGGTGGCTCGCGGCGGGGGCACCACTCAACGCGCCGACGGGCGTCGACGCGAGCGACGCGTCATGGGCCAGCGCCGACGCGCGCTGCGGCGTGAGGCGGTAG
- the bgl gene encoding beta-glucosidase has translation MGHDENHDKGPDTGAEISRRAFAKLASAAALLSAAPLAAASAAAATVEDTPPQPREPQQRTFPRGFLWGAASAAYQVEGAVAEDGRAPSVWDTFAHTPGKTVAGATGDVADDEYHRYKQDVQLMKALGVTAYRFSIAWPRVFPQGGGAPNPKGLDYYHRLVDELLANGIQPFATLYHWDLPQALQDTGGGWESRNTSEAFGRYAGYVAQHLSDRVTHFFTINEFGAFVELGYRVGIHAPGVKLPAGRFNQTRHHAVLGHGLAVQAVRANAKVGTRVGLAENMTICVPVIEDAANVTAAERATRELNAPYMTVIQEGKYTDAYLAAAGADAPKFSAADLKTISSPLDFVGLNVYQPTWVRADGSALGFAAVPNPASYPHMLSPWLNVGPEALYWGPHHVAKLWNAKEIYITENGCSSSDVPAADGVVYDTDRVMFLRNYLSQLQRATADGVPVKGYFLWSLMDNFEWADGYTNRFGLHYVDYASQRRTPKLSAAFYRAVIARNAVA, from the coding sequence ATGGGTCACGACGAAAACCACGACAAGGGTCCGGACACCGGGGCAGAGATCTCGCGTCGGGCGTTTGCCAAGCTGGCTAGTGCGGCCGCGCTGCTGTCGGCCGCGCCGCTCGCGGCCGCGTCGGCCGCGGCGGCGACGGTCGAGGACACGCCGCCGCAGCCACGCGAACCGCAGCAGCGCACGTTCCCACGCGGGTTTCTGTGGGGCGCCGCCTCGGCCGCGTACCAGGTGGAAGGCGCGGTCGCCGAGGACGGCCGTGCGCCCTCCGTGTGGGATACCTTCGCGCACACGCCTGGGAAGACGGTGGCCGGCGCGACCGGCGACGTCGCCGACGACGAGTACCATCGCTACAAGCAAGACGTGCAGCTCATGAAGGCACTCGGCGTCACGGCGTACCGCTTCTCGATCGCCTGGCCGCGCGTGTTTCCACAGGGCGGCGGCGCGCCCAACCCGAAGGGCCTCGACTACTACCACCGCCTCGTCGACGAGCTGCTGGCCAACGGCATCCAGCCGTTCGCCACGCTCTACCACTGGGACCTCCCGCAGGCGCTGCAGGACACCGGCGGCGGGTGGGAGTCGCGCAACACGTCCGAAGCGTTCGGACGGTACGCAGGCTACGTCGCCCAGCATCTGTCGGATCGCGTCACGCACTTCTTCACGATCAACGAGTTCGGGGCGTTCGTCGAGCTGGGATACCGCGTGGGCATCCACGCCCCCGGCGTCAAGCTCCCGGCCGGCCGATTCAATCAGACGCGCCATCACGCCGTGTTGGGTCACGGGCTCGCCGTTCAGGCCGTCCGCGCCAACGCGAAGGTGGGCACGCGCGTCGGACTCGCGGAGAACATGACGATCTGCGTGCCGGTCATCGAGGACGCGGCCAACGTCACCGCCGCCGAGCGCGCGACCCGGGAGCTCAACGCGCCCTACATGACCGTGATTCAGGAGGGGAAGTACACGGACGCCTATCTCGCCGCCGCCGGCGCGGACGCACCGAAGTTCTCGGCCGCGGATCTCAAGACGATCTCCTCGCCGCTCGATTTCGTGGGCCTCAACGTCTACCAGCCGACCTGGGTACGCGCGGACGGCTCGGCGCTCGGGTTCGCCGCGGTGCCCAATCCTGCCTCCTACCCGCACATGTTGTCGCCGTGGCTCAACGTCGGGCCGGAAGCGTTGTACTGGGGCCCGCATCATGTCGCGAAGCTCTGGAACGCGAAGGAGATCTACATCACCGAGAACGGCTGCTCGTCGTCGGACGTGCCGGCGGCCGACGGCGTGGTGTACGACACGGACCGTGTGATGTTTCTGCGGAACTACCTGTCGCAGTTGCAGCGCGCCACCGCCGACGGCGTGCCGGTCAAGGGGTACTTCCTCTGGAGCCTGATGGACAACTTCGAGTGGGCCGACGGATACACCAACCGCTTCGGCCTCCACTACGTGGATTACGCGTCCCAGCGGCGGACGCCGAAGCTGAGCGCCGCCTTCTACCGCGCGGTCATCGCCCGGAACGCTGTGGCGTAG
- a CDS encoding integron integrase, translating into MSLPAVSPERRAPHRPAPRLLAQLRAAIRVRHYSRRTEATYVAWVRRFVHHAGDRHPATLGVGAVEAFLSDLATHRGVSASTQNQARAALLFLYRVVLADPLPGLDGVTRAKRPPRLPTVLTRAEVDQVLAALGATRVPYQLVGQLLYGAGLRLLEGLELRVKDLDIARGELLVRSGKGGKDRVTVLPAVAADALTVHLVRVRALHARDLADGGGRVAMPGALARKLPGAAASWPWQWVFPATSRYRDPATGAPCRHHLHETAVQRAVRDAAVRAGLTKRVTCHTFRHSFATHLLEAGYDIRTVQELLGHRDVRTTMIYTHVLNRGGRGVIGPIDLPARGGGPPAAPPAAPATPAADPDGRR; encoded by the coding sequence GTGTCGCTGCCCGCCGTCTCTCCCGAACGCCGCGCCCCACATCGGCCGGCGCCCCGCTTACTCGCCCAGCTCCGCGCGGCGATCCGGGTCCGCCACTACAGCCGGCGTACGGAAGCCACGTACGTCGCGTGGGTTCGGCGGTTCGTGCACCACGCGGGCGACCGGCACCCGGCGACGCTCGGCGTCGGCGCGGTCGAGGCGTTCCTCTCCGACCTGGCCACGCACCGGGGCGTGAGCGCGTCGACGCAGAATCAGGCCCGGGCCGCGCTGCTCTTTCTCTACCGCGTCGTACTCGCCGATCCGCTGCCCGGCCTCGACGGCGTGACCCGGGCCAAGCGGCCGCCGCGCCTGCCGACCGTCCTCACCCGCGCCGAGGTCGACCAGGTGCTCGCGGCGCTCGGCGCCACGCGGGTGCCCTACCAGCTGGTCGGCCAGCTGCTCTATGGCGCGGGGCTCCGGTTGCTCGAAGGCCTCGAGCTGCGGGTCAAGGACCTGGACATCGCGCGCGGCGAACTCCTCGTCCGGTCGGGCAAGGGCGGGAAGGACCGCGTGACGGTGCTGCCGGCCGTCGCGGCGGACGCGCTGACCGTGCATCTCGTTCGAGTCCGCGCCCTCCACGCGCGCGACCTGGCCGACGGGGGCGGCCGGGTCGCCATGCCGGGCGCGCTCGCGCGCAAACTGCCCGGCGCGGCCGCGTCGTGGCCGTGGCAGTGGGTGTTCCCGGCGACGAGTCGGTATCGGGATCCGGCCACCGGCGCGCCCTGCCGCCACCACCTGCACGAGACCGCCGTCCAACGCGCCGTGCGCGACGCCGCGGTCCGCGCAGGGCTGACGAAGCGCGTCACCTGCCACACGTTCCGGCACTCGTTCGCCACGCACCTGCTCGAGGCCGGGTACGACATCCGGACCGTGCAAGAGCTGCTGGGGCACCGCGACGTGCGCACGACCATGATCTACACGCACGTGCTCAACCGCGGGGGGCGGGGCGTCATCGGCCCGATCGACCTGCCGGCCCGAGGCGGCGGGCCTCCGGCCGCGCCTCCGGCGGCCCCGGCAACTCCGGCGGCGGACCCGGACGGCCGCCGGTGA
- a CDS encoding toxin HicA, whose translation MGRHEKLLAQILGGRADANVGFDALRALLRHLGFEERTRGSHHVFRRAGVAALINLQRDGDKATVYPVRQVRAILVEHGLTAGEPPDPAEGE comes from the coding sequence ATGGGCCGCCACGAGAAGCTCCTCGCGCAGATCCTGGGCGGGCGCGCGGACGCGAACGTCGGCTTCGACGCGCTCCGGGCGTTGTTGCGGCACCTCGGTTTCGAGGAACGCACCCGCGGCAGCCATCACGTGTTCCGGCGCGCCGGGGTGGCAGCCCTGATCAACTTGCAGCGCGACGGCGACAAGGCGACGGTGTACCCGGTGCGGCAGGTCCGCGCGATCTTGGTCGAGCACGGCCTCACCGCCGGCGAGCCGCCCGACCCAGCGGAGGGGGAATGA
- a CDS encoding HicB family protein — MSVSDAYKYELIVYWSAADGAFVVDVPELPELPGCAAHGATPSAAVASAQEAIGLWIETAREFGDAVPEPKGRRLLLA; from the coding sequence ATGAGCGTGAGCGACGCGTACAAGTACGAGTTGATTGTCTACTGGAGCGCGGCAGACGGCGCCTTCGTCGTGGACGTGCCCGAGCTGCCCGAGCTGCCCGGGTGCGCCGCGCACGGCGCCACGCCGAGCGCGGCCGTAGCGAGTGCGCAGGAGGCGATCGGGCTCTGGATCGAGACGGCGCGCGAGTTCGGTGACGCGGTGCCCGAGCCGAAGGGGCGGCGGCTGCTACTCGCGTGA
- a CDS encoding IS110 family transposase, protein MMYLGFDIGKRWHDAALLDGDGELVWQARFAPTRSGLTQLAARLADVPPADVQVGLEATGVYWLTLHAWLQQWGAPTVRVLNPLQTRAFRNANLRGAKTDRIDAVVIARLLHWGGKRLASHAVPEDRQAAAREISRLRTEMVELRARQLTKLHTVLDPLFPEFAAVFSDLGSPSALAVLARWATPAALARARASEVTRVLHAASRGHLGAETARALRTCAAASVGVVDPYGAAAVAVQTLVTHLEQLRAHVVALGERLDALQADDAPTRALLATVPGFGRETVRTWLAELPAMARFAAQAREQARTLKKPKHGADKLVAAVGLDAQVKQSGRSAGHARMSKRGNRYVRRAVMLAARSAARTDPQCQAVYDAQRARGKPYLVALSHVAHQLLHITYSVLLHAKGYELPARFGTVPAPELAMAGT, encoded by the coding sequence ATGATGTACCTCGGATTCGACATCGGCAAGCGCTGGCATGACGCCGCGCTCCTGGACGGCGACGGCGAGCTCGTCTGGCAAGCCCGGTTCGCCCCGACGCGATCTGGGTTGACGCAACTCGCGGCACGCCTCGCCGACGTGCCGCCGGCCGACGTGCAGGTCGGGCTCGAAGCGACCGGGGTCTACTGGCTCACCCTGCACGCGTGGCTCCAGCAGTGGGGCGCGCCGACCGTCCGCGTGCTCAACCCACTCCAGACCCGGGCCTTCCGCAACGCCAACCTGCGCGGGGCCAAGACCGACCGGATCGACGCGGTCGTGATCGCGCGCCTGCTGCACTGGGGCGGGAAGCGCCTCGCCTCGCACGCGGTGCCCGAGGACCGCCAGGCCGCCGCGCGTGAGATCAGCCGACTCCGGACCGAGATGGTCGAGCTCCGCGCGCGCCAGCTCACGAAGCTGCACACCGTGCTCGACCCGCTCTTCCCCGAGTTCGCCGCCGTGTTCTCCGACCTCGGGAGCCCGAGCGCGCTCGCCGTCCTCGCCCGGTGGGCGACGCCCGCGGCCCTCGCCCGAGCGCGCGCGTCCGAGGTCACGCGCGTGCTCCACGCGGCCAGCCGCGGCCATCTCGGGGCCGAGACGGCGCGCGCGCTGCGCACCTGCGCCGCCGCCTCGGTCGGCGTCGTCGACCCGTACGGCGCGGCCGCCGTCGCGGTCCAGACCCTCGTCACCCACCTCGAGCAGCTGCGCGCGCACGTCGTCGCGTTAGGCGAGCGCCTCGACGCGCTGCAGGCCGACGACGCCCCGACCCGCGCCCTGCTCGCGACCGTGCCGGGCTTCGGCCGCGAGACCGTGCGGACGTGGCTCGCCGAGCTCCCGGCGATGGCGCGCTTCGCCGCGCAGGCGCGCGAGCAGGCGCGCACCCTCAAGAAGCCGAAGCACGGGGCCGACAAGCTCGTCGCCGCCGTCGGCCTCGACGCCCAGGTCAAGCAGTCGGGCCGCTCCGCCGGGCACGCGCGCATGAGCAAGCGCGGCAATCGGTACGTGCGCCGCGCCGTCATGCTCGCCGCCCGCTCGGCCGCGCGCACCGACCCGCAGTGCCAGGCGGTCTACGACGCCCAACGCGCCCGCGGGAAGCCCTACCTAGTCGCGCTCAGCCACGTGGCCCACCAACTCCTGCACATCACGTACAGCGTCCTCCTGCACGCGAAAGGCTACGAACTCCCCGCCCGCTTCGGCACCGTACCCGCACCAGAACTCGCCATGGCCGGGACTTGA
- a CDS encoding IS110 family transposase, producing MLHSGLDLHKRTLAISTVDAEGRPVRDVQLPTKRAAITAYFAALPGGPGAQRAVVESTSNWYWLRDLLGAQGVDLRLAHSKHVKAISYAKVKTDAVDAATLAQLLRGDLVPEAHMVSAEWREARDLLRARLQLVRQQVRVKNTVTGLLAQYNVTDPDALPPLVQLRVRLLGEQFVLLSDQAKRLAAELNPVLVPTPDVQRLLWIPGIGRVVAFTIWLEVDGVARFPSARDFVSYCRLVPGAGNSGGRTRHKRTKDGNRYLKLAFSHAAVRAIQYFPEIRAFYQRLCRRKPPVVARAVVAKELARIVYYVLAKQEAFNGTFKGAPLSRTKKPKWPRLASPAV from the coding sequence ATGCTGCACTCCGGCCTCGACCTGCACAAGCGGACGCTCGCCATCAGCACTGTCGACGCGGAGGGCCGCCCCGTGCGCGACGTGCAGCTGCCGACGAAGCGCGCCGCGATCACGGCCTACTTCGCCGCGCTGCCCGGTGGACCGGGCGCGCAGCGCGCGGTCGTCGAGTCCACCTCGAACTGGTACTGGCTCCGCGACCTGCTCGGGGCTCAGGGTGTTGATCTCCGGCTCGCGCACTCTAAGCATGTGAAGGCGATCAGCTACGCCAAGGTGAAGACCGACGCTGTCGATGCGGCGACCCTGGCCCAACTGCTCCGCGGCGATCTGGTCCCAGAGGCCCACATGGTGAGTGCGGAGTGGCGTGAGGCGCGCGATCTGCTGCGCGCCCGCCTGCAGCTCGTGCGACAGCAGGTCCGAGTGAAGAACACGGTCACCGGTCTGCTCGCGCAGTACAACGTGACCGACCCGGACGCGCTGCCGCCGCTCGTGCAGCTGCGAGTGCGGCTGCTCGGCGAGCAGTTCGTGCTCTTGAGCGATCAAGCCAAGCGACTCGCCGCGGAGCTCAACCCGGTGCTCGTCCCGACGCCCGATGTACAACGGCTGCTCTGGATCCCTGGCATCGGCCGCGTGGTCGCGTTCACGATCTGGCTCGAGGTCGACGGCGTCGCGCGCTTCCCGAGTGCCCGCGACTTCGTCAGCTACTGCCGGCTCGTGCCGGGAGCGGGCAACTCCGGCGGGAGGACGCGCCACAAGCGGACCAAGGACGGCAACCGCTACCTGAAGCTCGCCTTCAGCCACGCCGCCGTGCGTGCCATCCAGTACTTCCCCGAGATCCGCGCGTTCTACCAGCGGCTGTGTCGCCGCAAGCCGCCGGTCGTCGCGCGTGCGGTCGTCGCCAAGGAACTCGCGCGCATCGTCTACTACGTCCTCGCCAAGCAGGAGGCATTCAACGGCACATTCAAGGGCGCGCCCCTGAGTCGCACGAAGAAGCCGAAGTGGCCCCGCCTGGCCAGCCCCGCCGTCTAA
- a CDS encoding hypothetical protein (frameshifted, insertion at around 131501), with the protein MALYHERWELELGYDELQPELLEREAALRSQSPAAVTQERWGVLLAYNLVRLEMSRVADAAAVAPTRIRFVGALRLIRDEWLWSTYAAPGAIPRHLARRRDALARLVLPERRSERVYPRAVKRKMSNYPRKRLPPPPEPK; encoded by the coding sequence GTGGCGCTCTACCACGAGCGCTGGGAGCTGGAGCTCGGCTACGACGAGCTCCAGCCCGAGCTGCTCGAGCGCGAGGCGGCGCTCCGCAGCCAGAGCCCCGCGGCTGTGACGCAGGAGCGCTGGGGCGTGCTCCTCGCCTACAACTTGGTGCGTCTGGAGATGAGCCGGGTGGCCGACGCGGCGGCCGTCGCGCCGACCCGGATCCGCTTCGTCGGGGCGCTCCGCTTGATCCGCGACGAGTGGCTCTGGAGCACCTACGCCGCCCCGGGCGCGATCCCGCGCCACCTGGCGCGGCGCCGCGACGCGCTCGCCCGCCTCGTGCTGCCCGAGCGACGATCCGAGCGCGTCTACCCGCGCGCCGTAAAGCGCAAGATGAGCAACTACCCCCGCAAGCGGCTCCCACCGCCACCAGAGCCTAAATGA
- a CDS encoding hypothetical protein (frameshifted, deletion at around 132009,132306), whose protein sequence is MTLTEALRAGAEAAPAPTLEHVRRDLGPAWIDAALAAAGTAPLRRRRLPAEQVIWLVLGMALYRDRSIVEVAAALDLALPGARGPTAAPSAVSQARTRVGPAPLAWLFARGAETWAPASAGRCRAVPGGTAGVVWRSTASMGRRSGWRTRRPTARTAASRLPAAGAASAPTRSCAWSRSWRGARTCSPPSRSGRP, encoded by the coding sequence ATGACGTTGACCGAAGCCCTGCGGGCGGGGGCGGAGGCCGCGCCCGCGCCGACCCTGGAGCACGTCCGGCGCGATCTCGGCCCGGCGTGGATCGACGCCGCGCTCGCGGCCGCGGGCACCGCCCCGCTCCGGCGGCGCCGCCTGCCGGCCGAGCAGGTCATCTGGCTCGTGCTCGGCATGGCCCTCTACCGCGACCGCTCGATCGTGGAGGTGGCCGCCGCGCTCGACCTCGCGCTGCCGGGCGCGCGGGGCCCCACCGCCGCCCCGAGCGCGGTCAGTCAGGCGCGGACCCGAGTCGGGCCTGCGCCCCTCGCCTGGCTCTTCGCCCGCGGCGCCGAGACCTGGGCGCCCGCGAGTGCCGGGCGGTGCCGGGCGGTGCCGGGCGGCACCGCTGGCGTGGTCTGGCGCTCTACGGCGTCGATGGGACGACGCTCCGGGTGGCGGACACGCCGGCCAACCGCGCGCACTGCGGCGAGCAGGTTGCCGGCGGCGGGCGCGGCGTCAGCGCCTACCCGCTCGTGCGCGTGGTCGCGCTCATGGCGCGGCGCGCGCACCTGCTCGCCGCCGTCGAGGTCGGGCCGTCCGTGA